The DNA region TTCTTCGTACTGCCAAACATCAAGCTTATGGCTAAGAACGTCAATTGCAGATCCGTTGTGGAAATTATCTAGCCCAACCCTATGAAGACCATCGTACTCTATCGCACGCACTTCATATTTCGCGCGGTCAATTTCTATACCAACAACGACGCCCCTGTGTCCCTCGGAGTAATGTGACCACATCAGCTCATTATTCGGATCCCGCGATAAGGCGCAGATACGCAGCTTCTCCTTCTCGCCTTTCAGGAGCCTTCGCATATCTTCATCAAGTGACCCTCCACTTTGGCTATAGAGGTATTTTCCTTCCATTGGGTCGTTAAGGTCGAAGTACGGCGCCGCGTATAGGCGACTTTTCAGAATTATGTCTGTAAAAAAACGGAAGTCCTTTATTCCTCTGTACTTGTATAGCAACCTCAAAAGCCTCCTGAGTATGTGTAACAGTTAGTAGATGGCGTATCGCGGTGTTTTAACACGGCGATGGGGCTTCTATCCAGTTTCAATGACTTCGGGCGGTTTCTTGTTCGGGAGCTGCAAATGCCCTTGACTCCTGATTATTGCAGGTTGCTTCTGGCGTAGCGCCCTGAGCTTTTTGTAGGGGATAGGCTGCGGGATCATTTTCCTGGGGTTGCACGACCTCTCAAGACCTCGTAATGTATATAAAAATACAGTTTGGGGATCACAATGCGCGTTCGAAGCAACGGAAGTCGGTTTCTTGACCGTGTTCGGGAGGCGATTCGAGTTCGCCACTACAGTATTCGTACTGAACAGGCTTATGTGGCCTGGACGAGGCGTTTCATTCTTTTTCACAACAAGCGCCATCCGGAAACGATGGGTGAGGCAGAGGTCAGGTCCTTTCTGACCCACCTTGCAGTCAGGAGGAATGTGGCGGTCAATACTCAGAATCAGGCACTTAATGCTCTGGTTTTCCTGTATCGGCATGTGCTGGAGCGCCCGTTGGAGCAACTGGGGGATGTGGTTAGGCCCAAAAGGCCCGCCAAGCTTCCAGTGGTGCTTACGGTTGAGGAAGTTCGTCGGGTGCTTTTGCGGTTGCGCGGCGAGAAGTGGTTGGTTGCCTGCCTGCAGTATGGTTCCGGTTTGCGCTTGCTGGAAAGTCTCCGGATTCGCGTCAAGGATCTGGATTTTGATCGTCGGGCCATTTTCGTGCGTGACGGCAAAGGCGGCAAGGATCGTGTTGTGACCCTGGCCGACGAGCTCATCGAGCCGCTCAAGAGCCACTTGGGGCCGCGAAAATCGCT from Wenzhouxiangella sp. AB-CW3 includes:
- a CDS encoding integron integrase — encoded protein: MRVRSNGSRFLDRVREAIRVRHYSIRTEQAYVAWTRRFILFHNKRHPETMGEAEVRSFLTHLAVRRNVAVNTQNQALNALVFLYRHVLERPLEQLGDVVRPKRPAKLPVVLTVEEVRRVLLRLRGEKWLVACLQYGSGLRLLESLRIRVKDLDFDRRAIFVRDGKGGKDRVVTLADELIEPLKSHLGPRKSLFERDLSAGHGSVFLPNALARKYPNAAQSWGWQYVFVSGSLSRDPRSGEMRRHHLNASIVQRAVAGAIREAGVSKPASCHSLRHSFATHLLERGADIRTVQEQLGHSDIRTTQIYTHVLQRGGRAVLSPLGSVL